From a region of the Dictyostelium discoideum AX4 chromosome 2 chromosome, whole genome shotgun sequence genome:
- the casK gene encoding CK2 family protein kinase, with amino-acid sequence MNHSSKKNKNRILRNKARIYCDVNLHKPKEYWNYEALNVKWETQDDYEIIRKIGRGKYSEVFEGANIKNNEKCVIKVLKPVKKKKIKREIKILQNLCGGPNIITLYDVVRDPQSKTPSLIFEYINNTDFKHLSPTLTDFDVRYYIRELLHALDFCHSNGIMHRDVKPSNVMIDHQKRKLYLIDWGLAEFYHPNQDYNVRVASRPYKGPELLVDMEDYDYSLDMWSLGCMFAGMLFQKDPFFHGHDNIDQLVKIVKILGTEEFYAYLDKYGIVVDHTILSIIGKHPKKPWSRFITKENQHLAVPEAIDFLEKLLRYDPAERLTTREAMEHPYFKPLSH; translated from the exons atgaatcattcaagtaaaaaaaataaaaatcgtATTCTTAGAAATAAAGCTAGAATATATTGTGATGTAAATCTTCACAAACCAAAGGAATATTGGAACTATGAAGCTTTAAATGTTAAATGGGA aACTCAAGATGATtatgaaattattagaaaaataGGTAGAGGTAAATATTCAGAAGTATTTGAAGGTGCCAAcattaaaaacaatgaaaaaTGTGTAATTAAAGTATTGAAACCAgttaaaaagaagaagattaAGAGAGAGATTAAGATTCTTCAAAATCTTTGTGGTGGACCAAATATCATTACATTATATGATGTCGTTAGAGATCCACAATCAAAGACACCAAGCTTAATTTTTGAGTATATCAACAATACCGATTTCAAACATCTCTCACCAACACTCACCGATTTCGATGTAAGATATTACATTAGAGAATTATTACACGCATTGGATTTTTGTCATTCAAACGGTATCATGCATAGAGATGTTAAACCATCAAACGTTATGATTGAtcatcaaaaaagaaaattgtaTCTCATCGATTGGGGTCTTGCCGAATTTTATCATCCAAATCAAGATTACAACGTTAGAGTTGCTTCTCGTCCATACAAAGGACCAGAATTATTGGTTGATATGGAAGATTATGATTATAGTCTTGATATGTGGAGTCTTGGTTGTATGTTTGCTGGTATG CTCTTCCAAAAAGATCCATTCTTCCATGGTCatgataatattgatcaATTAGTAAAGATTGTAAAGATTTTAGGTACAGAAGAATTTTATGCCTATTTAGATAAATATGGTATCGTTGTTGATCATACTATCCTTAGTATCATTGGAAA acATCCAAAGAAACCATGGTCAAGATTTATTACCAAAGAAAACCAACATCTTGCAGTACCAGAGGCCATTGACTTTTTGGAAAAATTATTACGTTATGACCCAGCCGAAAGATTAACTACAAGAGAAGCTATGGAACACCCATACTTTAAACCATTAtctcattaa
- a CDS encoding hypothetical protein (Similar to Dictyostelium discoideum (Slime mold). Phosphatidylinositol 3-kinase 3 (EC 2.7.1.137) (PI3-kinase) (PtdIns-3-kinase) (PI3K)), translating into MNIDKIKIFKYFFLLILLFILIFINDIKFIESLTGCEHLTSDLCLAAYPMCMSLILTSCCPGQISLCLDIDTVIKYLTNKELFLKACLRNLNSGVLYELWGDMDPIPGFEIIPIPNKTCLDLGCENKGLDCVLKPVTNCISPHQSSCCASEPTCSNFSNIINLNEHVYGNENCANECPDGYLCRFVNNSNSCLPSSCDYLNCPIGTECKLLKGLDVVSCFKIIEIDKGIDNKDCSNVVCPDGFVCGSASPTNFSCVPPIDSFILDLFDCSICPKNWVCHKYGWSGFCVEFNKDTPMIENPCIDGSCLDFQFCNKTSQRCEFERCSPTTCHPQMICFQYHPSSPRVCTGSEIISQIYAPITLGEFNPTFEDLE; encoded by the exons atgaatattgataaaataaaaatatttaaatatttttttttattaatattattatttattttaatttttattaatgatattaaatttattgaaagTTTAACAGGATGTGAACATTTAACATCAGATTTATGTTTAGCTGCATATCCAATGTGTATGTCATTGATATTAACTAGTTGTTGTCCTGGACAAATTTCATTATGTTTAGATATTGATACagttattaaatatttaacaaataaagaattatttttaaaagcaTGTTTAAGGAATTTAAATAGTGGTGTTTTGTATGAGTTATGGGGTGATATGGATCCAATACCtggttttgaaattatacCAATACCAAATAAAACATGTTTAGATTTAGGTTGTGAAAATAAAGGTTTAGATTGTGTTTTAAAACCAGTTACAAATTGTATTTCTCCACATCAGTCTTCATGTTGTGCATCTGAGCCAACTTgttctaatttttcaaatataattaatttaaatgaacatGTTTATGGTAATGAAAATTGTGCTAATGAATGTCCAGATGGGTATCTTTGTcgttttgtaaataatagtaattctTGTTTACCATCATCTtgtgattatttaaattgtcCAATTGGTACTgaatgtaaattattaaaaggttTAGATGTAGTaagttgttttaaaattattgaaattgataaag gaattgataataaagattGTAGTAATGTTGTTTGTCCAGATGGTTTTGTATGTGGTAGTGCAAGTCCAACAAATTTCTCATGTGTACCACCTATagattcatttattttagatttattcgATTGTTCAATATGTCCAAAAAATTGGGTTTGTCACAAATATGGATGGTCTGGATTTTGTgtagaatttaataaagatacACCTATGATTGAAAATCCATGTATTGATGGTTCTTGTTTAGATTTTCAATTTTGTAATAAAACTTCACAAAGATGCGAATTTGAAAGATGTTCACCAACAACATGTCACCCTCAAATGATATGTTTCCAATATCACCCATCATCACCTCGTGTTTGTACTGGTTCCGAAATTATATCTCAAATATATGCACCAATAACATTAGGAGAGTTTAATCCAACATTTGAAGATCTAGAAtaa